Proteins encoded within one genomic window of Solenopsis invicta isolate M01_SB chromosome 10, UNIL_Sinv_3.0, whole genome shotgun sequence:
- the LOC105196653 gene encoding WD repeat-containing protein 7 isoform X11 produces MKVMDIYINFQQTHPFIASRILVQLDSSVADNKNFHTAGAEYDQPYLYCTLTQPGDKPLSCPPAMQLVTVQRQNKTLKYLLRGDSEGVVILWTVPDVTSQQLAQISQSDGSSPPALSPTIKTSLTAAWDAMKPPPVGILDQLDTGDGHGIKLTACIYLPQQSRLVVGREDGSIIIVPATQTVMLQLLHGNHQQYDDWPPHQILLGHSGRVNCLLYPHGAASRYDRNHLVSGSVDFAVCLWDLYAGTLIHRFCVHAGEITQLMVPPDNCSPRIQKCVCSVASDHSVTLLSLAERKCVVLASRHLFPVVTIKWRPLDDFMIVGCSDGAVYVWQMETGHLDRVLHGIIAEEVLYACDENTIAAAGGSAAGGELGLANPAVHFFRGLRHRNLSAIRHATQRGLHQLQQLHGGHGPDHGNQIKAKGSPLMIQGFRSNPKDPESHILFFDIEALIVQLLSDEYGAMSPGSLEAQGLISAAEYQKVAALTQSASPDAHKKIVDFFGRVKDKAGDVERILKEKDRHGILAKMKEGAENVHTKLQAKAESVGLKPSTFDGKGDSWNNSDAAKNNLKRNGAFSEPNATMEVAQLLLSLLHAWGMDPDLDRVCEGKLGLLRPMVPVSFGVLSKGGYMSLLLPTWQTQLEPVGEPATQLEQRLPAELVRQERLTRAFTARAHWELSTTLTSNHLLAVVALSNTLMSMNNATFVPEQERNRKMHRPGNRGAVNWNKTEEENEEMYTVQQAQIKQGWSLLATLHCVLLPDKVAAQGGVKTFKRPQVEMMARRWQHQCVEIREAAQALLLAELGRMGSKGRKALVDNWSQYLPMYSTQEPIAPQSQSQTPAAGSPVPPSESQPEEEDEEEELAEELNIARKPSSVAELKRKQTTAVVLLGVIGAEFGQDVTTTNQRRDNEQRRKSSIVEGFGIGNNNLARHTSMALTHLLHAPHSPKLPLHTALRRAAIDLIGRGFTVWEPYLDVSKVLLGLLEMCCDADKLVPSLTYGLPLTPQADSCRTARHALTLIATARPAAFITTMAREVARFNTLQQNAQTLNVNLGASVLTRAKPEILRIVEQLIDKMQSEMSDLLVEVMDIILHCLDPGHLKMKPLNEVFPAVCRFNQVSHCPATRRIAVGGRGGQLALYELRGNVKCQTVSAHSAPVTALAFSPEGKFLVSYSCSENKLCFWQQTSSGMFGLGNSQTRCVKSYSTAPINDVARLNPMRLARLIWINNRTVTLMLADGSETRFNV; encoded by the exons CACATCCCTTTATTGCTTCTAGGATTCTGGTACAACTTGACAG TAGCGTTGCGGATAACAAGAACTTTCACACCGCCGGTGCAGAGTACGATCAGCCGTATCTCTACTGTACATTAACGCAACCTGGTGATAAG CCTCTCTCTTGTCCACCGGCTATGCAATTGGTCACCGTGCAACGTCAGAACAAGACTTTGAAATATCTGTTGCGCGGAGACAGCGAGGGGGTCGTTATTCTCTGGACAGTGCCGGACGTGACGAGCCAGCAACTCGCCCAGATTTCTCAGAGTGACGGATCGTCACCACCGGCCTTGTCACCGACCATCAAGACGAGTCTCACCGCTGCTTGGGACGCGATGAAACCGCCTCCCGTAGGAATACTCGATCAATTGGACACTGGCGATGGCCACGGAATTAAGCTCACCGCTTGCATATATCTGCCGCAACAGAGTCGACTGGTCGTCGGTCGTGAGGATGGCAGCATCATTATCGTGCCGGCGACGCAAACTGTAATGCTTCAACTGCTTCATGGCAATCATCAGCAGTACGatg ATTGGCCACCACACCAAATTTTATTGGGCCACTCGGGACGAGTAAATTGTCTGCTTTATCCTCACGGCGCGGCATCTCGTTACGACCGCAATCATCTCGTTTCCGGTTCCGTGGATTTTGCTGTCTGCCTCTGGGATTTATACGCTGGTACACTGATTCATCGGTTTTGCGTTCATGCCGGCGAAATCACGCAACTGATGGTGCCACCCGATAATTGTAGT cCTAGGATACAGAAATGCGTTTGCAGCGTTGCATCGGATCACAGTGTTACTTTGCTCTCGTTAGCGGAAAGGAAATGCGTTGTGCTTGCTTCGCGACATCTTTTCCCGGTTGTGACTATCAAATGGAGACCGCTGGATGATTTTATGATAGTCGGATGTTCGGACGGTGCCGTATACGTCTGGCAAATGGAAACTGGTCACTTGGATCGCGTACTGCACG GCATTATTGCGGAAGAGGTGCTCTATGCTTGCGACGAGAACACCATAGCGGCAGCCGGTGGATCCGCCGCCGGCGGTGAACTAGGACTAGCTAATCCTGCCGTGCATTTCTTTAG GGGTTTGCGCCATCGGAACTTGTCGGCGATTAGACACGCGACGCAAAGAGGACTGCATCAATTACAACAGCTCCACGGTGGACACGGTCCCGATCACGGAAATCAAATAAAAGCTAAAGGTTCGCCGTTGATGATCCAAGGATTCAGAAGTAATCCGAAGGATCCGGAAAGTCATATCCTATTTTTTGACATAGAAGCGCTAATAG TGCAATTACTCAGCGATGAATATGGTGCCATGTCGCCCGGTTCTTTAGAAGCGCAAGGACTCATCTCCGCTGCTGAATATCAGAAAGTTGCAGCGCTCACTCAGTCCGCCAGTCCTGATgcacacaaaaaaattgttg ACTTTTTCGGTCGCGTCAAGGATAAGGCGGGTGATGTTGAGCGAATATTGAAGGAGAAGGATCGTCATG GTATATTGGCTAAGATGAAGGAGGGTGCGGAGAATGTGCATACTAAATTACAGGCCAAAGCGGAAAGCGTCGGCCTCAAGCCGTCGACATTTGACGGCAAAG GTGACAGTTGGAATAACAGCGACGcggcaaaaaataatttgaaacggAACGGTGCATTCAGCGAGCCAAACGCGACGATGGAAGTAGCGCAGTTACTTTTGAGCCTTCTGCATGCTTGGGGCATGGATCCAGATTTGGATAGAGTTTGCGAGGGAAAATTAGGTTTACTACGGCCTATGGTTCCCGTCTCATTCGGTGTACTGTCCAAAGGAG gTTACATGTCATTGTTATTGCCTACTTGGCAGACGCAGCTTGAACCGGTAGGTGAACCTGCGACTCAATTGGAGCAACGCTTGCCTGCTGAATTAGTTAGGCAGGAGAGACTCACTAGAGCATTTACAGCGAGAGCACATTGGGAATTATCTACAACATTAACGAGTAACCATTTACTGGCAGTAGTCGCTTTATCGAACACTTTAATGTCGATGAACAATGCGACGTTTGTACCTGAACAAGAACGAAATCGCAAGATGCAtag GCCAGGCAATAGAGGTGCGGTAAATTGGAATAAGACGGAAGAGGAAAATGAGGAAATGTACACGGTACAACAAGCTCAAATCAAACAGGGTTGGTCCCTCCTGGCCACCTTGCACTGCGTATTGTTACCTGATAAAGTTGCGGCGCAGGGTGGCGTCAAGACTTTCAAGCGACCGCAAGTAGAGATGATGGCACGAAGATGGCAACATCAGTGTGTAGAG ATTCGAGAAGCAGCTCAAGCTTTGCTGCTCGCTGAATTAGGCAGGATGGGTTCAAAGGGTCGCAAAGCGCTTGTCGATAACTGGTCACAGTATTTGCCGATGTATAGTACTCAGGAGCCGATCGCACCGCAATCGCAAAGCCAAACGCCGGCGGCCGGAAGTCCGGTGCCACCGTCCGAGTCGCAACCAGAGGAAGAAGACGAGGAAGAGGAATTAGCCGAAG AGCTAAATATAGCTAGGAAGCCGTCGAGCGTGGCGGAATTGAAACGAAAGCAAACCACGGCGGTAGTGCTGCTGGGTGTTATAGGGGCTGAATTTGGTCAAGATGTAACTACTACGAACCAAAGAAGGGACAACGAGCAAAGACGGAAGAGCTCGATTGTGGAAGGTTTTGGCATAGGAAATAATAATCTTGCCAGACACACTAGTATGGCTCTTACTCATTTATTACACGCGCCTCATTCTCCCAAGTTACCGTTACACACGGCACTGCGAAGAGCCGCGATTGATCTTATTGGTAGGGGATTCACTGTGTGGGAACCTTATCTCGATGTATCCaag gTCTTATTAGGTTTATTGGAAATGTGCTGCGACGCGGATAAATTAGTGCCCAGTTTGACATACGGCCTTCCTCTCACCCCGCAAGCCGACTCTTGCCGCACGGCACGTCACGCTTTAACACTGATTGCTACCGCTAGGCCAGCTGCCTTTATCACCACGATGGCTCGCGAAGTGGCCAGATTTAACACTCTCCAACAGAATGCTCAGACTTTGAATGTCAATCTGGGTGCAAGTGTTTTGACCAGAGCAAAGCCAGAGATTCTTAGGATCGTCGAACAACTAATTGACAAGATGCAGAGTGAGATGAGCGATCTTCTTGTGGAG GTCATGGACATTATTCTCCATTGCCTTGATCCAGGTCATTTGAAAATGAAGCCTTTGAACGAAGTATTTCCGGCAGTGTGTAGATTTAATCAA gTCAGTCATTGTCCAGCAACGCGCAGGATAGCAGTTGGCGGTCGCGGCGGTCAGCTAGCGTTATACGAATTGCGAGGTAACGTCAAATGTCAAACCGTTTCGGCTCATTCAGCGCCGGTCACCGCGTTGGCCTTTTCACCGGAAGGAAAGTTCCTCGTCAGTTATTCTTGTTCCGAGAATAAACTATGCTTCTGGCAG cAAACCAGTAGCGGCATGTTCGGCCTGGGCAACTCGCAGACTCGCTGCGTCAAGTCGTACAGTACCGCGCCTATCAACGACGTAGCCCGATTGAATCCTATGCGTTTGGCTCGACTGATTTGGATCAACAATCGCACGGTCACCTTAATGCTCGCCGATGGTTCGGAAACACGctttaatgtttaa
- the LOC105196653 gene encoding WD repeat-containing protein 7 isoform X12 produces MKVMDIYINFQQTHPFIASRILVQLDSVADNKNFHTAGAEYDQPYLYCTLTQPGDKPLSCPPAMQLVTVQRQNKTLKYLLRGDSEGVVILWTVPDVTSQQLAQISQSDGSSPPALSPTIKTSLTAAWDAMKPPPVGILDQLDTGDGHGIKLTACIYLPQQSRLVVGREDGSIIIVPATQTVMLQLLHGNHQQYDDWPPHQILLGHSGRVNCLLYPHGAASRYDRNHLVSGSVDFAVCLWDLYAGTLIHRFCVHAGEITQLMVPPDNCSPRIQKCVCSVASDHSVTLLSLAERKCVVLASRHLFPVVTIKWRPLDDFMIVGCSDGAVYVWQMETGHLDRVLHGIIAEEVLYACDENTIAAAGGSAAGGELGLANPAVHFFRGLRHRNLSAIRHATQRGLHQLQQLHGGHGPDHGNQIKAKGSPLMIQGFRSNPKDPESHILFFDIEALIVQLLSDEYGAMSPGSLEAQGLISAAEYQKVAALTQSASPDAHKKIVDFFGRVKDKAGDVERILKEKDRHGILAKMKEGAENVHTKLQAKAESVGLKPSTFDGKGDSWNNSDAAKNNLKRNGAFSEPNATMEVAQLLLSLLHAWGMDPDLDRVCEGKLGLLRPMVPVSFGVLSKGGYMSLLLPTWQTQLEPVGEPATQLEQRLPAELVRQERLTRAFTARAHWELSTTLTSNHLLAVVALSNTLMSMNNATFVPEQERNRKMHRPGNRGAVNWNKTEEENEEMYTVQQAQIKQGWSLLATLHCVLLPDKVAAQGGVKTFKRPQVEMMARRWQHQCVEIREAAQALLLAELGRMGSKGRKALVDNWSQYLPMYSTQEPIAPQSQSQTPAAGSPVPPSESQPEEEDEEEELAEELNIARKPSSVAELKRKQTTAVVLLGVIGAEFGQDVTTTNQRRDNEQRRKSSIVEGFGIGNNNLARHTSMALTHLLHAPHSPKLPLHTALRRAAIDLIGRGFTVWEPYLDVSKVLLGLLEMCCDADKLVPSLTYGLPLTPQADSCRTARHALTLIATARPAAFITTMAREVARFNTLQQNAQTLNVNLGASVLTRAKPEILRIVEQLIDKMQSEMSDLLVEVMDIILHCLDPGHLKMKPLNEVFPAVCRFNQVSHCPATRRIAVGGRGGQLALYELRGNVKCQTVSAHSAPVTALAFSPEGKFLVSYSCSENKLCFWQQTSSGMFGLGNSQTRCVKSYSTAPINDVARLNPMRLARLIWINNRTVTLMLADGSETRFNV; encoded by the exons CACATCCCTTTATTGCTTCTAGGATTCTGGTACAACTTGACAG CGTTGCGGATAACAAGAACTTTCACACCGCCGGTGCAGAGTACGATCAGCCGTATCTCTACTGTACATTAACGCAACCTGGTGATAAG CCTCTCTCTTGTCCACCGGCTATGCAATTGGTCACCGTGCAACGTCAGAACAAGACTTTGAAATATCTGTTGCGCGGAGACAGCGAGGGGGTCGTTATTCTCTGGACAGTGCCGGACGTGACGAGCCAGCAACTCGCCCAGATTTCTCAGAGTGACGGATCGTCACCACCGGCCTTGTCACCGACCATCAAGACGAGTCTCACCGCTGCTTGGGACGCGATGAAACCGCCTCCCGTAGGAATACTCGATCAATTGGACACTGGCGATGGCCACGGAATTAAGCTCACCGCTTGCATATATCTGCCGCAACAGAGTCGACTGGTCGTCGGTCGTGAGGATGGCAGCATCATTATCGTGCCGGCGACGCAAACTGTAATGCTTCAACTGCTTCATGGCAATCATCAGCAGTACGatg ATTGGCCACCACACCAAATTTTATTGGGCCACTCGGGACGAGTAAATTGTCTGCTTTATCCTCACGGCGCGGCATCTCGTTACGACCGCAATCATCTCGTTTCCGGTTCCGTGGATTTTGCTGTCTGCCTCTGGGATTTATACGCTGGTACACTGATTCATCGGTTTTGCGTTCATGCCGGCGAAATCACGCAACTGATGGTGCCACCCGATAATTGTAGT cCTAGGATACAGAAATGCGTTTGCAGCGTTGCATCGGATCACAGTGTTACTTTGCTCTCGTTAGCGGAAAGGAAATGCGTTGTGCTTGCTTCGCGACATCTTTTCCCGGTTGTGACTATCAAATGGAGACCGCTGGATGATTTTATGATAGTCGGATGTTCGGACGGTGCCGTATACGTCTGGCAAATGGAAACTGGTCACTTGGATCGCGTACTGCACG GCATTATTGCGGAAGAGGTGCTCTATGCTTGCGACGAGAACACCATAGCGGCAGCCGGTGGATCCGCCGCCGGCGGTGAACTAGGACTAGCTAATCCTGCCGTGCATTTCTTTAG GGGTTTGCGCCATCGGAACTTGTCGGCGATTAGACACGCGACGCAAAGAGGACTGCATCAATTACAACAGCTCCACGGTGGACACGGTCCCGATCACGGAAATCAAATAAAAGCTAAAGGTTCGCCGTTGATGATCCAAGGATTCAGAAGTAATCCGAAGGATCCGGAAAGTCATATCCTATTTTTTGACATAGAAGCGCTAATAG TGCAATTACTCAGCGATGAATATGGTGCCATGTCGCCCGGTTCTTTAGAAGCGCAAGGACTCATCTCCGCTGCTGAATATCAGAAAGTTGCAGCGCTCACTCAGTCCGCCAGTCCTGATgcacacaaaaaaattgttg ACTTTTTCGGTCGCGTCAAGGATAAGGCGGGTGATGTTGAGCGAATATTGAAGGAGAAGGATCGTCATG GTATATTGGCTAAGATGAAGGAGGGTGCGGAGAATGTGCATACTAAATTACAGGCCAAAGCGGAAAGCGTCGGCCTCAAGCCGTCGACATTTGACGGCAAAG GTGACAGTTGGAATAACAGCGACGcggcaaaaaataatttgaaacggAACGGTGCATTCAGCGAGCCAAACGCGACGATGGAAGTAGCGCAGTTACTTTTGAGCCTTCTGCATGCTTGGGGCATGGATCCAGATTTGGATAGAGTTTGCGAGGGAAAATTAGGTTTACTACGGCCTATGGTTCCCGTCTCATTCGGTGTACTGTCCAAAGGAG gTTACATGTCATTGTTATTGCCTACTTGGCAGACGCAGCTTGAACCGGTAGGTGAACCTGCGACTCAATTGGAGCAACGCTTGCCTGCTGAATTAGTTAGGCAGGAGAGACTCACTAGAGCATTTACAGCGAGAGCACATTGGGAATTATCTACAACATTAACGAGTAACCATTTACTGGCAGTAGTCGCTTTATCGAACACTTTAATGTCGATGAACAATGCGACGTTTGTACCTGAACAAGAACGAAATCGCAAGATGCAtag GCCAGGCAATAGAGGTGCGGTAAATTGGAATAAGACGGAAGAGGAAAATGAGGAAATGTACACGGTACAACAAGCTCAAATCAAACAGGGTTGGTCCCTCCTGGCCACCTTGCACTGCGTATTGTTACCTGATAAAGTTGCGGCGCAGGGTGGCGTCAAGACTTTCAAGCGACCGCAAGTAGAGATGATGGCACGAAGATGGCAACATCAGTGTGTAGAG ATTCGAGAAGCAGCTCAAGCTTTGCTGCTCGCTGAATTAGGCAGGATGGGTTCAAAGGGTCGCAAAGCGCTTGTCGATAACTGGTCACAGTATTTGCCGATGTATAGTACTCAGGAGCCGATCGCACCGCAATCGCAAAGCCAAACGCCGGCGGCCGGAAGTCCGGTGCCACCGTCCGAGTCGCAACCAGAGGAAGAAGACGAGGAAGAGGAATTAGCCGAAG AGCTAAATATAGCTAGGAAGCCGTCGAGCGTGGCGGAATTGAAACGAAAGCAAACCACGGCGGTAGTGCTGCTGGGTGTTATAGGGGCTGAATTTGGTCAAGATGTAACTACTACGAACCAAAGAAGGGACAACGAGCAAAGACGGAAGAGCTCGATTGTGGAAGGTTTTGGCATAGGAAATAATAATCTTGCCAGACACACTAGTATGGCTCTTACTCATTTATTACACGCGCCTCATTCTCCCAAGTTACCGTTACACACGGCACTGCGAAGAGCCGCGATTGATCTTATTGGTAGGGGATTCACTGTGTGGGAACCTTATCTCGATGTATCCaag gTCTTATTAGGTTTATTGGAAATGTGCTGCGACGCGGATAAATTAGTGCCCAGTTTGACATACGGCCTTCCTCTCACCCCGCAAGCCGACTCTTGCCGCACGGCACGTCACGCTTTAACACTGATTGCTACCGCTAGGCCAGCTGCCTTTATCACCACGATGGCTCGCGAAGTGGCCAGATTTAACACTCTCCAACAGAATGCTCAGACTTTGAATGTCAATCTGGGTGCAAGTGTTTTGACCAGAGCAAAGCCAGAGATTCTTAGGATCGTCGAACAACTAATTGACAAGATGCAGAGTGAGATGAGCGATCTTCTTGTGGAG GTCATGGACATTATTCTCCATTGCCTTGATCCAGGTCATTTGAAAATGAAGCCTTTGAACGAAGTATTTCCGGCAGTGTGTAGATTTAATCAA gTCAGTCATTGTCCAGCAACGCGCAGGATAGCAGTTGGCGGTCGCGGCGGTCAGCTAGCGTTATACGAATTGCGAGGTAACGTCAAATGTCAAACCGTTTCGGCTCATTCAGCGCCGGTCACCGCGTTGGCCTTTTCACCGGAAGGAAAGTTCCTCGTCAGTTATTCTTGTTCCGAGAATAAACTATGCTTCTGGCAG cAAACCAGTAGCGGCATGTTCGGCCTGGGCAACTCGCAGACTCGCTGCGTCAAGTCGTACAGTACCGCGCCTATCAACGACGTAGCCCGATTGAATCCTATGCGTTTGGCTCGACTGATTTGGATCAACAATCGCACGGTCACCTTAATGCTCGCCGATGGTTCGGAAACACGctttaatgtttaa
- the LOC105196650 gene encoding coiled-coil domain-containing protein 13, translating to MKTKVVNKKGKKRSLSEEASVSVKLNQNVNELNKSPKRAKFAKFGSKQNGNPTLVEKAPIFKDQQKKERNKIVKQQNSIVEPSKIKRDTVVKTKKSTIAELEKEITSNKARGLESRKKRSINAINLTKEQIIKRIEEIKSREELSKRAKRILGILNRKLKEYGNVSEKLGTMEKKSNKKVEYQANILMKNKQKVNNDDKIKPEKKHVQSKDKLQEIDDDDDDDDDDDDDDDDDDDDDDDDNVDVDDDNEEEEEDEDDVDDDDDDDDDDDDEDDNIEEESGEIETKNALVNMKKEEIDESDEDDEDLEDEGTDDEEDEEDEEDEENEEDEEVEEDDKSKQDIIKKTKVLEERTKELQNKNKQVPQSLDNQKKEEIKKKQYVLFVGNLPYNITENEIKQHFSTKVDKITSIRIPTKPDKTPRGFAYVEVANNKDFEKGLSLNHTFLKKRRINVEISVPKGGRKTDTTKEAEAFVTAKKFKSQAQWTGKKPIENDLTAENECLRRAFEQTEEQLRNLSQEKQNSQDVMTTKSATTKLIELGKKYRDRTVEMEVLKTKCKNLETTLVIKDGELERQSMELQQIRKSEMHKNSNDNLRNNFLGIGDEERIKCFKNKLQRVQIKLCESRNTCAALRQEINKAHKLLCSEVGENVNISALSSAASSLGGWRGRAEQIRNLQQKLAELQTKLSETEKSQKEFSTSLDRENLACLRHAEKERRQQMENMAKELRRAEVALETSKRKLDASKARIKVLEQELSTVKGNIEMLNKKRSHDDRLIDALNERLKISEARCQDREEQVQNRERKIERENANVRNELRAAQLHVDRLRGRLEEREIEIDKLRTGISSDESFNRRTSSSLHRLDFHPTEEERRGQIELSLIASPRRGVLDEPNEYVTLALAAEAERMRLLELVAVLNQRLDKERNEADAFAESLRKEKSKCAKLELKLREAEKERVGLVKVNTQGYRTRSCAKSLSSLRTDQVIPSPEETRYKRRIELLEEECLALKARLDTVQQDKASDLTMYKRMLDQARKTFTDACR from the exons ATGAAGACTAAAGTAGTAAATAAGAAAGGAAAGAAACGATCTCTTAGCGAGGAAGCTTCCGTTTCTGTAAAGTTGAATCAGAATGTCAATGAACTCAACAAGAGTCCGAAAAGAGCCAAATTTGCTAAATTTGGCTCTAAACAAAATGGAAATCCTACACTGGTAGAAAAAGCGCCTATCTTCAAAGATCAGCAGAAAAAGGAGAGGAACAAGATAGTAAAACAGCAAAATAGCATCGTAGAAccatcaaaaataaaaagagatactGTAGTAAAGACAAAAAAATCAACTATTGCTGAACTTGAGAAAGAGATTACTAGTAATAAAGCTAGAGGTCTTGAGTCAAGGAAGAAGCGTTCTATTAATGCTATTAATCTTACTAAGGAACAGATAATAAAAAGGATTGAAGAAATTAAGAGCAGAGAAGAATTGTCAAAGAGAGCAAAACGGATATTGGGTATACTTAACAGAAAATTAAAGGAATATGGAAATGTATCAGAGAAATTGGGCACAATGGAAaagaaaagtaacaaaaaagtgGAATATCAAgcaaatatattaatgaaaaataaacagaaagttaataatgatgataaaataaaaccaGAAAAGAAACATGTCCAAAGCAAAGATAAGCTACAAGAgattgatgatgatgatgatgatgatgatgatgatgatgatgacgacgacgacgacgacgacgatgatgatgatgacaatgttgacgttgacgatgataatgaggaggaggaggaggatgaggATGACgtcgacgatgacgatgacgatgacgatgacgatgatgatgaagatGATAACATTGAGGAAGAAAGTGGTGAAATTGAGACTAAAAATGCACttgtaaatatgaaaaaagaagaaattgatGAAAGTGACGAGGATGACGAGGATCTGGAAGATGAAGGAACAGATGACGAAGAAGATGAAGAGGACGAAGAAGATGAGGAAAATGAGGAGGATGAAGAGGTCGAGGAAGATGACAAAAGCAAACAAGATATAatcaaaaaaacaaaagttttagaAGAGAGGACGAAAGAGCTACAAAACAAGAATAAACAAGTCCCGCAATCTTTAGATAAccagaaaaaagaagaaataaagaagaagCAATATGTCCTGTTTGTAGGCAATTTACCATACAA TATAACCGAGAACGAGATCAAACAGCATTTTTCGACTAAGGTTGATAAAATAACGAGTATCAGAATTCCAACTAAACCAGATAAAACACCACGTGGCTTTGCATATGTGGAGGTGGCgaataataaagattttgaG aaaGGACTCTCGTTAAATCATACATTCTTAAAGAAAAGGagaataaatgttgaaatttcgGTGCCTAAGGGAGGCAGAAAGACAGATACTACTAAAGAGGCAGAAGCATTTGTAACTGCTAAAAAATTTAAGTCGCAAGCACAGTGGACTGGAAAGAAACCAatagaaaat GATTTAACGGCGGAGAATGAATGTTTGCGACGAGCATTTGAGCAAACGGAGGAGCAGTTGCGGAATCTGTCGCAAGAAAAGCAAAATTCGCAAGATGTAATGACGACCAAATCGGCCACGACAAAGCTAATTGAACTTGGCAAGAAATATAGAGACCGAACCGTCGAAATGGAAGTGTTGAAGACAAAATGCAAGAATTTAGAGACTACTCTGGTCATCAAAGATGGCGAGCTGGAGCGCCAAAGTATGGAATTGCAACAGATTCGCAAATCCGAAATGCACAAGAATTCCAACGATA atttaagaaaCAATTTCTTAGGCATAGGTGATGAGGAAcgaataaaatgtttcaagaaTAAATTGCAACGAGTCCAAATTAAGCTTTGTGAATCCAGAAATACGTGTGCCGCTCTTAGGCAAGAGATTAATAAAGCGCATAAG TTATTGTGCAGCGAGGTGGGTGAAAACGTCAACATCAGCGCACTTTCGAGTGCAGCGTCGTCGTTAGGCGGTTGGCGTGGACGAGCTGAGCAAATTCGGAATCTGCAACAAAAGTTGGCGGAACTGCAAACGAAATTGTCTGAAACGGAGAAATCCCAGAAAGAATTTTCCA CTTCCCTAGATCGAGAAAATTTAGCGTGTCTTCGGCACGCCGAAAAGGAGAGACGGCAACAGATGGAAAATATGGCGAAAGAGCTGAGACGAGCGGAAGTAGCGTTGGAGACCTCGAAGAGGAAACTTGACGCTTCAAAGGCGAGAATAAAAGTATTGGAGCAAGAACTGAGTACTGTGAAGGGAAATATCGAGATGCTGAATAAAAAAAGGTCTCACGACGATCGTCTGATTGACGCGCTTAAC GAACGGTTAAAGATTTCCGAAGCGAGATGTCAAGATCGCGAGGAACAAGTACAAAATAGGGAACGAAAGATCGAACGTGAGAACGCGAACGTTAGGAACGAGCTGCGAGCAGCGCAGTTGCACGTCGATCGATTACGCGGGAGATTGGAAGAACGCGAGATCGAGATTGACAAATTAAG aACTGGCATCTCGTCGGACGAATCTTTCAACCGTCGAACCTCGTCGTCGCTTCATCGCCTAGATTTTCATCCAACCGAAGAAGAACGGCGGGGCCAGATCGAGCTCAGTCTAATCGCTAGTCCTCGTCGTGGCGTCTTGGACGAACCAAATGAATACGTGACTTTGGCTTTAGCTGCTGAAGCCGAACGGATGAGGCTGTTGGAATTGGTAGCCGTACTCAATCAACGACTAGACAAGGAAAGAAACGAAGCTGATGCATTCGCA GAATCGCTGCGTAAGGAAAAGAGTAAGTGTGCAAAATTAGAATTGAAATTACGAGAAGCGGAAAAAGAGAGAGTAGGACTCGTTAAAGTGAATACGCAGGGATATAGAACAAGATCTTGCGCGAAATCGCTGTCGAGTCTAAGAACGGACCAAGTGATTCCAAGTCCCGAAGAAACTCGTTATAa ACGTAGAATCGAATTACTGGAAGAGGAGTGCCTAGCATTGAAGGCCAGATTAGATACCGTGCAGCAGGATAAAGCATCGGATCTCACCATGTACAAGCGAATGCTCGATCAAGCAAGAAAGACTTTTACAGACGCGTGCAGGTGA